The nucleotide window AAGAATTCCTTTTTTAATTTAAAGGTCTGATTTGCTTCTTTTTAGCACTTTTTATTACTACCAATAATTGTCTGACAGCCTGCTTGCTGCTAGAATGGAAAATTTTACGGCAACTATTGAAGATAATATAATTTCTCAATTTCGTTTCCAGTTATTAACCTCTGCTTAAACTAAATTACTTAAGGTTATTATTTCCTTTAACGGAATTTGGAACGGTGGTGCAAACATACCCGTTGCTTGCAGCAGGCTACGCCAGCGCAACTTTGATTATTGTGGTTGTAATTTTTAATTTTCCGCTGGATACCGGACAAACACTGCAAGAATGGGACACAACATCGTAGGAATAATCAACAGAAACATTGCGTCCGAAAGCGATCCCATGACATCAGCAGCCCATCCGATAATTGCGGCTCCTACTCCCCCAATACCCATACAGAGCCCGAGAATAAGTCCCGATGCAAATGCGACGTTTCCGGGGAGAAGTTCCTGCGTCATCGTAACTGATGTCACATAGCAGAAACAGGCAAAAAACGAGTACATCATAATCCCAAAGTACATTAGCCAGCCGTCAGCAAGAAAAATAAGGGCAAACAATGGTACTGCGCATAAAAGACCCAGAACGAGCATCAGTTTACGCCCGTAACGATCCGAGAAATACCCGCCTGCAATCTGGCCCGCAACTCCAAAGAACAGCATAATCGTGACAATAAAAGATGTTGTCACCGTATCAAATTCTCTATGTTCTAGAGTTAGAAGTGTTGGCAGATAAGTAATCAGTCCCATGTATGCCCAGGCTCGAAGAGAGCAGATTACCACAACCAACCCTGCAGGAATCCACCAGAATTTTTTCTTCTCTGCAAGCTGACTTTTAACTGTCCTGACTGGTTTTTCAAAAACTTCTTTGTTTAGATATCGGATGTCATTTCGGTAAATCCATGCAGCACCTATAATACCCGGAATCACCATCCATATAATTGATGGAAGACCGGCAAATTCAATCAAAACTCCTGCAATAAACGGTCCAAGAGAATAGCTAATGCTGCCGCTTGTTGTGAATATTGAGGTGTACATTCCCCTTTTGACAGGAGAGCTTAATCGGTAAACAAGATCCATTGCTGAAGGATGGAACAATGCATGGCCGATTGCAGCTCCCATTACCATCATAAGAAGTACCAGATAACTTTTTGTGAAAACCGTAAGACATATGCCAGTACTACCAATTAAAACGCACAGAGGAACACTTGCACGCCATCCGGTTTTATCGCTGTAGAGACCGACAAACGGTTGGGTTACTGAGGATACAACATTAAATGCCGTGACAATAAGGCCGGCAAGAAAATAGGACAGGCCCATAGTGTCAATCAGGAGTGGGAGGATAATCGGAAGTATCGGGGTATAGAGGTCTATGAGAAAATGTCCGGTGATTACCCCTGTGAGTTTTTTGTTAACGTTTTCAGTAATTGTAATCCCTTCTTGAAAATATTGTAATTTTTGATACAGCATCTCAATAACGTGGGCAATTGCTCGGATTAATGGAATAAGCCCTGGCAATTGTCCCAATTGAACACATTCACTTAAGGTGGATTTTTGATGTCGGGACCGTCAGCTCATTTGGGTATATCTCAAACCCGGTTACATTAGAACTGAGAGCAAAAACATCTGTACCATAGAAAACGGAATTAACGGCACTTCTTTTTGAGTCAATATTGCAACCGCATATTCACAACGGTATATTCACAACCGTATATTCGCCGGTTTTGTAAACGCTGGCCACAAATAAGACCCTGATCTTCGCGTTTTCTATGTGATAATCTTCAGAATAAAATAGAGTGAATGAGGAAGTCCCCTGCAGGTATTTAAGGCCTTAAGTCAACAATTTGATTATACAAAACTATGAAGAGTCAGAAAAGATTAATCAAATCCGACTTACGAAGAGTCAAATCAAGGTTGACTTACGAAGAACCAAAAAAGATTAATCAAGTCTGACTTATTTTCTTTGCAAGAATCATATGCGGAGGCTGGATATACCCTGCTGAATGACCGGACGGATCATTCCGTTCCAAAAAGGCATCATAATCTTCCAAGAACCTCCATGAAACAGCCTCAAAACCATGGGATTGTGCAAGGGAGGTTATCCTCTCAGGTGTATTGTTTTTCGCAAGGGGCAGGTTCGGCTTAACACCAGAATACAACTCATTAAATCTGTCATTACGACTACTTTCCTTCTCTGTCCCGTCAGGGTTCTGGAACCACAAACCATCAATTATCATCATGAGGCCACCGTCTTTTAAAAGCCTGGAGCACTCATTTATAAACTTGTCCGGTTGAGGCAGGGTCCAGAGAAGATATTTGCTCAAAACGAAATCATACTCTCCATCACATAGAGGAATTTCTTCTGCATCTCCCTGTACTAAAGAAACATCTACTCCTTTTTTTCGGGCATTTTCCGCTGCTTTTTCAAGCATATTTTCTGACAAATCCACACCGGTTACATCATGCCCCATGGAGGCAAGAGAGATTGCAAGAATTCCAGGACCTGTTCCTATTTCTACTGCACGGATTTTTTTATCCGTTAGCAGTATTTCATAAAACAGAGATTTCCAAATCTCCATTTCTTCATCCATACATTTGGCATATTCCGTATGATAATCAGAACTTCTGTAGTCCCAGTATTCTAAAATTTTATCCTTCATCTCTGATATTCCATCTTTCACTTCTAATATTCCATCTGTCATTTCCAGTGTTTCACCTGTCATTTCTAGTGTTTCACCTGTCATTTCTAGTGTTTCACCTGTCATTTCTACTGTTCCACCTGTCATTTCTATTCCTCAAACAAACTTGGCACCAAACCGTTTCTATCCGGAATAACATTGTTATCCAGAGCGATATTATGTTTGTAACATGATTAATTTGGATTAACGGCACCTCATCCCGAATAAAGGCCTTAACCTCTTATATTTGCATAATGATGAGCGAATTCGAAAGCCTGTATAGTAATCTGTGATTTGGGTATCTTTTTATAGAATTATATTTTATTGTGTATGAATAAAACAATATGTAGTATTACTATTTATAATAATAATTTGCTTAACTCATCATAATTAACAATATATTAATAGTTATGCATTTTATTTCCTAATTTAACTGAGATAAATAACGATTAAGTCATACATCTATTCTGCATAATATTATTCTGAATGGTAAAAATAAATAAAGTGATCTAAATGGAGGACGCTGCATCCTGAAAAAGCTCTCTTAGATTAAAAACGAGTTATCAAACCCAGGAATGGTGTAGTTCGGTTAGACCTGCAACATAACATCTGCCAGGTCACATATACGACTTACTGAACAGTTTTTGTTTCAAATAAAATTTGTACTTAATCACACTTACTGGATAGGTATGGAATAAAATCACGCACTTTAAATATACAGATATAAAATAAAATCACACACTTTAAATATACTCCTCATATTCTAGTTAAAAATAATGTTAATAAACTAAATATTTATGTATTGGTGTTAATAATGAAATTTAATGCACAAAAAACAAAAGTTTCCATCCCTACTGTTGCTGTAATTCTAATTGTAGCATTGCTCTGTGCAGGATGTGTTGATACTGGGGAGGCGTCTAAAGAAAAAGTTCTCCGCGTAGTTTTTAATGAAGGTCCTGATACCGGGGGCAGTCTTGATCCTGCCAACGGCTGGACAGGGTGGTATGTCCATCAGGCAGGCATCTATGAAACATTGTTTTACTACGATGCAGACATGAACCTTATGCCTAAACTCGCATCCGGATACAAACAATTAAACGATACCGAGTGGGAAATTCAGCTCCGTAAGGATGTAACCTTCCACGACGGAACAAAAATGGATGCAGATGCGGTGCTCTTTTCGCTAAAAAGAGTGCTTGATCCGTCAAACAGCAGGTCATCAGAGTACTCTTTCATTAAAGATGTACGAAAGACTGGTGAGTACACTATTGTCATTGAAACTAATGATGTCTATGCTCCATTAATTTCATCTCTTGTAGACCCTGTCATGTCTATAGTCAGTCCTAAAATCGTTGATGCGGACAAACAGCCGGATGGGACCGGTCCTTTCAAGTTTGTTTCCTTCGAACCGGGTGCAAGCCTTGAAGTCGAAAAGAACCCTAGTTACTGGGACGGCGAGGCCAAAGTTGACCGTATACTCATTCAGTACAACAAAGACAGTACGGCAAGAACAATGCTGATAAAATCAGGAGATGTCGACATTTCCAGAGATCCTCTCCAGAGCGAGTATTCGGCACTTAAGAGTAACCCTGATATAAACGTCACTTCCAAAGAAACACTGCGGACTTATTTCCTGTATATAAATGGCGGCAAAGCCCCATTCAATGACACCAGAGTCCGCCAGGCCCTCTTTTATGCGATCAACCGCCAGGAAATCGTTGATACAGCACTCGAAGGAGTTTCCGGTATACCGGCAAAGGGAATATTCACAAATACCATGCCCTGGAACGCAAACAATCAGATTGAATCCTACGACTATAACCCTGAAAAGGCTCTGGAACTCTTCGAAGAAGCAGGAATCACGAAAGGCACGGATGGTAAGCTGTACTACAACGGAAAACCATTCATGATTGACATCCAGACCTATACAAAACGTGCAGCTCTTCAGCCGAGTGCGGAAATCCTCGCTTCACAGCTAGAAAAAATTGGCATTACCTCAACTGTGACAATTCTGGACAATGCTGCACTTACGGAAAACGCTGTTGCAGGAACTTATGACCTCTCACTTGCCGCGTGGAGCACTGCACCTACCGGGGACCCGGACTACTTCCTCTCAAGCCATTACCTCTCAACAGGCAACTACGCGTCCAAATGGCTCCGCTATTCCAATCCTCAGGTAGATAAGTGGATTCTTGAAGCAAGAACCGAAACTGACGAAAAGAAACGTGCTGAGCTGTATGATAAAATCCAGATACAGATTCAGAAAGATGCAGTATTACTGCCCGTTTTCTATGCCAACGAAATTTATGCACTGTCATCAAATGTGACAGGCTTTGAGATGTATCCAAACGAGTATACAATCATCACCAAGGACATCGGATTTGCATAAATTTGCAGGAGGAAATGAGGAAAACTGCCGTTTGCAGACAGCAGATTTGATGTTATTTGTAGAAAGGTGTGCTTCCGAGGGGAGATCAGTGAAGGATAGATCAGTGAAGGATAAAGCTTACGTGGCGAAGTCCTAAACCATCTCTCCTTTTTACGATAACATGCCGTGAACAATATCTGAAATCAGATGGTGTCTGAAAACGGATACTTTCAA belongs to Methanosarcina barkeri 3 and includes:
- a CDS encoding MFS transporter, which translates into the protein MGQLPGLIPLIRAIAHVIEMLYQKLQYFQEGITITENVNKKLTGVITGHFLIDLYTPILPIILPLLIDTMGLSYFLAGLIVTAFNVVSSVTQPFVGLYSDKTGWRASVPLCVLIGSTGICLTVFTKSYLVLLMMVMGAAIGHALFHPSAMDLVYRLSSPVKRGMYTSIFTTSGSISYSLGPFIAGVLIEFAGLPSIIWMVIPGIIGAAWIYRNDIRYLNKEVFEKPVRTVKSQLAEKKKFWWIPAGLVVVICSLRAWAYMGLITYLPTLLTLEHREFDTVTTSFIVTIMLFFGVAGQIAGGYFSDRYGRKLMLVLGLLCAVPLFALIFLADGWLMYFGIMMYSFFACFCYVTSVTMTQELLPGNVAFASGLILGLCMGIGGVGAAIIGWAADVMGSLSDAMFLLIIPTMLCPILAVFVRYPAEN
- a CDS encoding class I SAM-dependent methyltransferase, translated to MTGGTVEMTGETLEMTGETLEMTGETLEMTDGILEVKDGISEMKDKILEYWDYRSSDYHTEYAKCMDEEMEIWKSLFYEILLTDKKIRAVEIGTGPGILAISLASMGHDVTGVDLSENMLEKAAENARKKGVDVSLVQGDAEEIPLCDGEYDFVLSKYLLWTLPQPDKFINECSRLLKDGGLMMIIDGLWFQNPDGTEKESSRNDRFNELYSGVKPNLPLAKNNTPERITSLAQSHGFEAVSWRFLEDYDAFLERNDPSGHSAGYIQPPHMILAKKISQT
- a CDS encoding ABC transporter substrate-binding protein — encoded protein: MKFNAQKTKVSIPTVAVILIVALLCAGCVDTGEASKEKVLRVVFNEGPDTGGSLDPANGWTGWYVHQAGIYETLFYYDADMNLMPKLASGYKQLNDTEWEIQLRKDVTFHDGTKMDADAVLFSLKRVLDPSNSRSSEYSFIKDVRKTGEYTIVIETNDVYAPLISSLVDPVMSIVSPKIVDADKQPDGTGPFKFVSFEPGASLEVEKNPSYWDGEAKVDRILIQYNKDSTARTMLIKSGDVDISRDPLQSEYSALKSNPDINVTSKETLRTYFLYINGGKAPFNDTRVRQALFYAINRQEIVDTALEGVSGIPAKGIFTNTMPWNANNQIESYDYNPEKALELFEEAGITKGTDGKLYYNGKPFMIDIQTYTKRAALQPSAEILASQLEKIGITSTVTILDNAALTENAVAGTYDLSLAAWSTAPTGDPDYFLSSHYLSTGNYASKWLRYSNPQVDKWILEARTETDEKKRAELYDKIQIQIQKDAVLLPVFYANEIYALSSNVTGFEMYPNEYTIITKDIGFA